A part of Desulfofundulus salinus genomic DNA contains:
- the rnhA gene encoding ribonuclease HI — protein sequence MADLPEVEIYTDGACSGNPGPGGYGVVLRYGNHVKELSGGYAQTTNNRMELMAVIEGLRALKRSCRVTIYTDSRYIVDAMTRGWVRRWQANGWRRENGEPAKNADLWQQILSLASRHRITWVWVKGHADNIYNNRCDQLAVQASRRDSLPVDPGFQA from the coding sequence ATGGCTGATCTGCCGGAAGTGGAGATATATACCGATGGTGCCTGTAGCGGCAATCCCGGACCCGGTGGCTACGGGGTGGTGCTGCGCTACGGCAACCACGTTAAAGAGCTATCCGGGGGATATGCGCAGACCACCAATAACCGCATGGAATTAATGGCCGTAATTGAGGGGCTGAGAGCGCTGAAGCGGTCCTGCCGGGTCACCATATATACCGACAGCCGGTATATTGTGGATGCCATGACCCGGGGATGGGTCAGACGCTGGCAGGCCAACGGCTGGCGCCGGGAGAACGGCGAGCCGGCCAAAAATGCAGATCTCTGGCAGCAAATTCTTTCCCTGGCCAGCAGGCACCGCATCACCTGGGTTTGGGTAAAGGGCCACGCCGACAATATCTACAATAACCGCTGCGATCAGCTGGCGGTGCAGGCCAGCCGCCGGGATTCTTTGCCCGTGGATCCGGGTTTTCAAGCATGA
- a CDS encoding DUF456 domain-containing protein — MSLLGLVLACLFFAAGLAGTVVPALPGAPLIWLGMLVYGLATGFSTLEWGFYLGQALAVALVLALDYLAGAWAVRRYGGSGYAIWGSVAGIILGLILFGAMGMVFGPLVGAVIGELLARKPLTQAILAGWGSLVGLAGGTAIKLVLEIGMIIWFFSAIW; from the coding sequence ATGTCCCTCCTGGGTCTGGTGCTGGCGTGCCTGTTCTTTGCTGCCGGCCTGGCCGGGACGGTGGTGCCGGCTCTACCCGGCGCACCGCTCATCTGGCTGGGAATGCTGGTTTACGGCCTTGCCACCGGTTTCTCTACCCTGGAATGGGGCTTTTACCTGGGCCAGGCACTGGCTGTGGCCCTGGTACTGGCTCTGGATTACCTGGCGGGAGCATGGGCGGTACGCCGCTACGGCGGTTCCGGTTATGCCATCTGGGGTAGCGTGGCCGGCATAATCCTGGGATTAATTTTATTTGGAGCCATGGGTATGGTCTTTGGCCCCCTGGTGGGGGCGGTAATTGGGGAGTTACTCGCCCGTAAACCCTTAACTCAAGCCATTCTGGCCGGCTGGGGTTCCCTGGTCGGCCTTGCAGGGGGGACGGCCATCAAACTGGTGCTGGAGATAGGGATGATCATCTGGTTCTTTTCGGCCATCTGGTGA
- a CDS encoding AAA family ATPase: MSITLSIPKTSLVVLCGSAGCGKSTFAARWFKDTQIVSSDRCRALVSDEEENMAASPQAFKVFHCLIEQRLALGRLTVADSTALTARARRDLLKQARRHDFQAVLIVFNFPEKLCQRLNAGRRRVVESRVITEHQRLLRESLSTVHREGFDQVYILDPEEARRARVEIVPLPVESPARGPFDLIGDVHGCLVELEDLLTRLGYRRRGKIWFHPENRKVVFLGDLGDRGPFNLAAINLAMDMVEAGHALYVPGNHCKKLAGFLSGRRVQVRHGLEKTTRELERLSSAERDAFARRFLQFFHRAVPYLILDEGRLVAVHGGIKEKMIGRLSPRIRDFCLYGDATGEVTPEGLPVRRDWAKEYRGQALVVYGHTPVPLPVFRNNTIDIDQGCVMGGKLTALRYPEREIVQVPARQVYYAPVKSLAGRVAAK, encoded by the coding sequence ATGTCCATCACCCTGTCCATACCCAAAACCTCCCTGGTGGTTTTGTGTGGTTCCGCCGGATGCGGTAAATCCACTTTTGCCGCCCGCTGGTTTAAGGATACCCAGATTGTCTCCTCCGACCGTTGCCGGGCGCTGGTTAGCGATGAGGAAGAAAACATGGCTGCCTCACCGCAGGCTTTTAAAGTGTTTCATTGTCTCATTGAGCAACGTCTGGCCCTGGGGCGGTTGACGGTAGCCGATTCTACCGCTTTAACTGCCCGCGCCCGCCGGGATTTGTTGAAACAAGCCCGCCGGCATGATTTCCAGGCCGTCCTGATCGTGTTTAATTTTCCGGAAAAGCTCTGTCAAAGGCTTAATGCCGGGCGACGGCGGGTGGTGGAATCCCGGGTGATTACCGAACACCAGCGCCTGCTCCGGGAGAGCTTATCCACCGTGCACCGGGAGGGCTTTGACCAGGTGTACATCCTCGACCCTGAGGAGGCACGCCGCGCCCGGGTCGAAATCGTCCCTTTGCCCGTGGAATCACCGGCCAGGGGCCCCTTTGATCTCATCGGTGATGTTCATGGCTGCCTGGTGGAATTGGAGGATCTCCTTACACGGTTGGGTTACCGGCGCCGGGGGAAAATCTGGTTTCACCCGGAAAACCGGAAGGTGGTTTTTCTGGGTGATCTGGGGGACCGGGGACCCTTTAACCTGGCCGCCATTAACCTGGCCATGGATATGGTGGAGGCGGGGCACGCCCTGTATGTGCCGGGAAATCACTGCAAAAAACTGGCCGGGTTTCTTTCCGGGCGCCGGGTACAGGTGCGCCACGGTCTGGAAAAAACCACCCGGGAACTGGAGCGATTAAGCTCGGCGGAACGGGACGCCTTTGCCCGGCGTTTTTTGCAATTCTTCCACCGGGCTGTTCCCTATCTTATTTTGGATGAGGGGCGGCTGGTGGCGGTTCATGGTGGAATTAAAGAGAAAATGATTGGCCGCCTTTCTCCCCGTATCAGGGATTTCTGCCTTTATGGCGATGCCACCGGGGAAGTAACTCCGGAGGGTTTACCCGTGCGGCGGGACTGGGCCAAAGAATACCGGGGGCAGGCACTGGTGGTTTATGGACATACACCGGTACCCCTGCCTGTTTTTCGTAACAACACCATTGATATTGATCAGGGTTGCGTTATGGGGGGAAAATTAACCGCCCTGCGTTATCCGGAACGGGAGATCGTACAGGTGCCGGCCAGGCAGGTTTATTATGCCCCCGTGAAGAGCCTGGCCGGGCGGGTGGCGGCAAAATAA